Proteins encoded by one window of Culicoides brevitarsis isolate CSIRO-B50_1 chromosome 2, AGI_CSIRO_Cbre_v1, whole genome shotgun sequence:
- the LOC134829131 gene encoding protein trunk, producing the protein MSAYLILIIYGFLIAVTDSRNIDTIECESLPENVLVKILGSAYNPRYMSVDAPSTTTTDPQVLGKSGKRGASDSDPDFYVDDEFQMDLSNQPAWQVDFITKTGGTRNKRALRSSNNDAQLQREKPWFCDSKIRWQDLGPDYYPRWIRTIECVKHDCWYGKATCKPKSFTVKILKRQRGKCTTAEGLAALGLIDNQKPAPNAQLEVWTWEERAVNFCCDCVLARKSFY; encoded by the coding sequence atgagtgcttatttaattctaattatttatggatttttgatTGCGGTAACAGACAGTCGGAATATCGACACGATCGAGTGTGAGTCGCTGCCCGAAAATGTCCTCGTGAAAATTCTCGGCTCGGCATACAATCCGCGCTACATGAGCGTCGATGCGCCttctacgacgacgacagacCCGCAAGTACTTGGCAAGAGCGGGAAACGCGGCGCCAGCGACAGCGATCCCGACTTTTACGTCGACGACGAATTCCAGATGGATCTGAGCAATCAGCCGGCGTGGCAAGTGGATTTTATCACGAAAACCGGCGGCACGCGAAACAAACGTGCGCTCCGCTCCAGCAACAACGACGCCCAGCTGCAACGCGAAAAGCCCTGGTTTTGCGACTCGAAGATCCGATGGCAGGATTTGGGTCCCGACTACTACCCCCGATGGATTCGCACGATCGAATGCGTCAAACACGACTGTTGGTACGGCAAAGCGACGTGCAAGCCGAAAAGTTTCACCGTGAAAATCCTCAAACGGCAACGCGGAAAATGCACAACAGCCGAGGGATTGGCAGCCTTGGGACTGATCGACAATCAAAAGCCTGCGCCGAATGCGCAACTCGAGGTTTGGACATGGGAAGAACGCGCCGTCAACTTTTGCTGTGATTGCGTTCTCGCACGCAAAAGTTTCTACtga
- the LOC134830620 gene encoding uncharacterized protein LOC134830620 has protein sequence MSTIAIPEDFDFCVKFEVPPDYAPPETYEDQENCIEYPNINTSQYRQKPAEHFLDLLPFYQCLSRNSEGTTIVASNSYNTRRWNGSIFGFDNVDEERPVLETREVAFKVSADSTISDMKFIDDTTFALTESNGQVTLFSTRSVMRETPENKYCLFRVGQKTEHRGYANCLEIFHKNPQKMITGDSYGWLITWDLGNADLTSTQKIRFAHSDAINDISADPKSEDCFVTASNDKNLYHFDMRDPRPCTALMEAHGYQLKSCKHLNDHQLLVGDQKGFAYVVDTKMPKEVLTQKEINDRAVHKFFVKGENVVALTDSNRLSVQQFNGKEILTVLDATEAPNFLRSATWINENEFYVAGWSNYMQKYKI, from the exons ATGTCAACGATTGCCATTCCCGAAGATTTCGACTTTTGTGTCAAATTTGAAGTTCCTCCGGATTACGCGCCTCCCGAAACATACGAAGATCAGGAAAATTGCATCGAATATCCGAACATCAACACTTCTCAGTATCGTCAGAAGCCGGCAGAACATTTTTTGGACCTCTTACCTTTCTATCAATGCTTGTCACGAAACTCCGAGGGCACAACAATTGTCGCTTCGAACTCTTACAACACCCGACGATGGAACGGATCGATTTTTGGCTTCGATAATGTCGACGAGGAACGACCTGTGCTTGAAACACGCGAAGTTGCGTTCAAAGTTTCGGCAGATTCGACAATTTctg ATATGAAATTTATCGATGATACGACGTTCGCGCTAACCGAAAGTAATGGTCAAGTCACTTTATTCAGCACGAGATCCGTGATGCGAGAAACTCCGGAGAACAAATATTGCCTTTTTCGTGTGGGACAAAAGACCGAACATCGAGGATACGCGAATTGTCTCgagattttccacaaaaatccGCAAAAAATGATCACGGGAGACAGTTACGGTTGGTTAATTACTTGGGATTTGGGAAATGCTGACTTGACATCGACGCAAAAAATTAGATTCGCTCATTCCGATGCCATTAACGACATTTCAGCGGATCCAAAATCCGAAGATTGCTTCGTCACAGCGtcaaacgacaaaaatttgtatcattttGACATGCGAGATCCGAGACCGTGCACAGCCCTTATGGAAGCGCATGGATATCAACTAAAATCCTGCAAGCATTTGAACGATCATCAGTTGTTAGTTGGCGATCAGAAGGGATTCGCTTATGTTGTTGACACAAAAATGCCGAAAGAAGTTCTCACGCAGAAGGAAATCAACGACAGAGcagttcataaatttttcgtcaagGGAGAAAATGTCGTTGCTTTGACAGATTCTAATCGACTTTCGGTGCAACAATTTAATGGAAAGGAAATTTTGACGGTTTTGGATGCAACTGAAGCTCCAAATTTCCTTCGATCAGCAACTTGGATTAATGAAAATGAGTTTTATGTCGCTGGATGGAGTAATTACATGCAAAAATacaagatttaa